The genomic DNA gaaaacatacattaaaaaattagttaaatttaactctaaaaaatccaaaaaagtgaagttttacAGTTCTATGCAACTCTTTACTTATATTCATATGCTTGAATAAATGTCTGTGGAAACAATTGTGTTTAATGACCATAAAACCcaaattttatgtaaatttaaaatcaatagtcttttggcaaaaaaaaggaCTGTTCAAGGCTTAATGGATGGAAATTCCACAATTTTTCTAAAATCCGATTTTAGAAAGATGACCTATCTGGTGATGAATGTGTGAAAGAAAAGACATCAAACGTAGATGTTATGCTGGAGTGTCTGATAAGCAGATATTAGTGGTAGATCATTTAACCCCTGCAGATTTTGGGATGTTATCTTTGCGGAGTCACCATGTAAGAGGTGGTCTTCCAAAGTGTTTGGTGGTGATTGTCaaagtaaaatgatcattttgataCAATATGAGTGTATGTTTTACCAGGAGGGGATGTAGAGGATAAACATCAGTGCAGGGGTGGAGCTAAAGGGGGGCAAGGGGGTCAGCTGCCCCAATATACGTATCAACAGATTGAGAAATCATCAGTAAAAGCTTCTTAGATGATTAGTAATAGTCTGAATGTTACAGGGGGTGaagccatgtttgtgtgtgtgtgagcacaTCTGAATGTGCACGTATTTGTGCCCTTGAATGTGTGCCTAATCACCAGTGTGTGCGCTACTTGGCATGTCAGCTGATGTCCACGGAAATCCAGTAGTGGGCCTGCTGTGGATTAGTGGCGGGCTCCAGGGCACGGGAATCCCATTCCCATTTACAGCTCTGCCTGGCAGCAAGAAAGAATAGATGCCTCCTCTTTACTAACTGTCGCACCGGTTGGAGCCTGAAAATATGTGTGTCAGTTAGATGATTCCAAAATAGCTATAGGGCTATGTCAGAATCTCCCTAACTACTATACaactttgttttgattgcttggAATAAACTATtctcaaatcatttttattttggttttgattgcttgaaataaactgtttactatgaaattgtgatttttttgatCGTTTGAAACAAACCTTTTTCCAACTATCTGTTTTATTGGCTTAAAATGAgccatttttaatcaaattccaAAATTCCTGTTACgattgctttaaataaacaatttcttatccaatttcagtttttgatttttttaaataaacccttTCTAATCCAACTCTAAAGTAGTTGTTCAattgtttaaaagaaacaatcgcCAGGTGATTTTTTTCCCGTTATAATTGCTTGAAATGAACCATTTacaatcaatttttttgtatgAACTAAAGAATTTTCCAAATTGCTTAGAATTGACCGTTTTCAATCAAATtccaacattttgttttgtttgcttgaaataaaccatttattaTCCAAttccaaaatgtttgttttgattgcttgcaataaaatgtttccaATCAATtccaaaataacagtttttgattgcttaaaatataaaccattttaaccaaattctaaatgtttgttttgattgatGTAAAGAAACTATTTCCAGTCTAATATTGTGCAGAACTATCTAGTACCCTGAGTTGGATTTTGAGTGTAATGTGGACACCGCGattacttatttttcttttttgaaaccgcaaatatgacatcaccaatttcccAAAATGAAAGCCATAtaattatgaacattttacaaaaaaataaaaaaattacaaagactatttatgtCTACACTGTGTTCTGCTAAGTAGTTAAAgataattgaaaataatttgttttcatatgaaaaatcattcaaacacaatgcattgtggtacATTTGCCAATCCAGTGACCTTTGACGCTCAAATTTCTAAGGGCAtttaattttggaattgtagattcaaacACCCTGGAAAAATGGTGAATGTACTTTAAAGTGCACTAAGttgtgagtagtgaaggaattcagtaTTTCTCTTTGATAAATTAGGATTATTTTGTCttctatgacattttttatcaatataactaaaaacatctaatttctctaacttaaaaaaaaatgtttttgcatgaaaatgtgacagaaaacGACAAACTTGTCTGCAGGAAGAAATCGCAGCTCAATTTTCCTTGTCTATGCAATACTCTTGTAGAAACATGCTGCAGACTTGTGGTGGCATTTCTACTACACACTTCCGTGCACATTACAGGGCAACAACATGAAATTTCATCATGATAGGATTTGTTTTGAAGCCATCCAGACACTAACACAAGAGCTGACCCCTCGAACCGTCACATCCAACCTTCCCTTCTCCCCCTGTGACAATTTAAATGCCACCTTTCTCCCACTcggagcaaaagaaaaacattttgtttgtgtatgGCTGGGACTTGCAACTTGATAGCACAACAAAAGAGCTGTGGTGGCAAGTCCCCACACAGACATTATGTGTCAGCATCACTGCCATACTGTTAGCTGTCCCAACTGTACAAAGCCAACCTCATTCAGGGCACCTAAGCAAGGTCAGCCTGGATTAGCCGTTAGTAACCCTATCAGGTCCAGCACAATGATTACAAAGCCCAGTGACACTGGCTGTCAGCAGACTCTTTCAAGGCAACCCTATCTGCCCGACCCTTGGCTACATAGCCACCGGAGAGGGTTAGTCCATTTCAAAATTTTCCCCCTTTGTGTCTCCTTTTATTTTCCCCGTTTGATTTCCTGCAACTCATTTCGTTCATCAATCAGCCTgtctgggtgtgtgtgtgtgtgtgcgtttgaaACCCATGCTGCACATAATTCCTataatttgtggattttttttctccccttccCCATAGTCTGTTCTTTGTATTTGTTACTTCTGAGGCCAACAGTCATCCCACCTAAATCCCCCGCCCTCCACCCTGCAGATGAATGAGCTCTCCAGCTTATTGCTGTGCACCACATTTTTtaagagctatcttgtgcttttaaAGAGCaacttttttaacctttttatttagctttaatttgTGCAAAACTGAATGCTTGTACGTCCTGATAGTGGATGTGGAAGAAATGTTTTCCACTTCAAATCAGGATGCAGGCGACTCGCGCCCCCTTGTCTCTGCAATTCCGACATCATGTCAGCATAAAGCAGAGCAAAAAACGACTTGTGTTTCACTACAAGGGCGCTTGTCGTTTTCCGGCTTCCTTCAAGAGGAGCTACGCTTCACTTTTCCTCCCTTAGAACCATTCTCACAATATCCATGTCAGTTAGCAGCATGTTAAACAAATCAAACCTAAAGAGAGAGCTTTcttctgatgtaaaaaaaataaaaaaaagaatcatataaacaagaacaacagtgcTGCCGGCGCGATGTATTTGAAGCAACCGATGTTCCCCACTCTAGCACATCAGAGGCACCCCTGCCTCAGTCGCCCTAAAGGTACCGGTTACAAAGTGATAGGGCTTAGGGTTTTTAACTCGGGGCGAGGGGCTGATTTCAAACCCTTTCACTGCCAAGCACATGGACGGCTGCTGATTAGAGGAGGGTTGGCAGCAGTGGGCAGATGCCAAGCGGGGAGAGAGATGACGGCCTGTCACCAGTCTGCCACCCAACCCTTCAGCCCACCCCCCCCTCTCTCTTCCTGACCCCTCCCCTGATGCTCCAACATACAAAGAAATAAGACCAAAGACATTTCTGTAACCCAAAGAGGGATGCGGATGAGCTGCAGCATCAAAATGTGTGACATCCTTCAACAGAAATGACGTCCAGTGAGTAAACTCAATCTGCacaatagaaaatctgctttttttttttttttgttcacacacaaacacacgtgtGCAGCACTTTGTGCAAGTTTGAGATACTAAACATTCCTTCTCCAGCCCAcagagaataaaacattttgaacccTTCGGGGAGTTCCAGAATTTATGAGAGTCAATGTGGTCGGAGTGCATTACACACTCGCAAATGATGCAACTTTAGGTGTGGAGTGAAGCGCAACACTTTCTTCACGACTAAAACCTTTGGATGattgaaaaaggttttaattttacgttttttttttttcaacttcaaaaatacaaacttacaatttaaatgtacaaattttgCAATATGGATTTATGATAAACTTAAAAGGAACAAATAGCTGAGTTGAATGAAACACATTAACAATCCACTATATAGATATTATAACATACCAATAATTGAATTATGCGTTTATCCTGAGTTATGGGTAATTCACAGTTCTCTAAGCTGTGACTGTCAGCAGTCAGCTACTATGAGAGTCATTTTCTGGGGAAATGTGCAGTCATtcatgaaaaatgattttttttcctctttactaTATGCAACTCTATCATGTATAAAGTAAGTGAGGTGAGAAATATGAACGATTTGtgcttttcaaagtaaatcaacagcagttttgcattttttaaataaaaattatgctttttttattgtagctcATATCAATTTTGTAGCATTAATATCTAATACTTATATATGATCTAATGATTTTATCAccattatataaaaataaacttttaacaaactgtttgtaTTAATTTTGATGAGTCTTAGGGATTTATTGTTGGAAGGTTGATGTTTTTCCTGTGCGGCTGTCTGACCTGATATTTTTCTGCATGTGCATCTGCCTACATTACTGTCTCTGCTATCTACACTGTGTTTTGGTGTCACTccctctgtctgtctctctgtcaGTCTCTTTCTCCATCTCCTGTATCTCCAACGGGATAAAAATGCTCGTGGAGGAGCAGTCTGTCTGAAACCGAGAAACTGGAAACGCAACTGTGGGGAGTCAAGCAGACACTTCCCTGCTCTCAAAGTTATACCCTCTAACAAGCCAACAGTTGCACTGTTACAATGGCAATATTATGTATACGATTGCAGGCCATGCAGAAGTGCTTTGAATCACTTACTGTTACAGCAGAGGGATTAGCTGATGGCTGTGGCTAGAGGAGACAGTGCCCCCTGGTGTGGACCAAACAGTACTCCCACTCAGCCACATCTTGACCCCCATCTACTGCTCGTTTACTCTTCTGGGTCTAATTATAGTTCTTCGTTAACAAAGAAAGCACTTATGGAGCTGAAAACCATAAATGATTGTgcagaaaaggggaaaaaagggcTAAAACAAACGAGCAAACACATTTGGATCAATTTAGTAATATTGTATTAGgttcaaatctattttttaatacaattctaaagatttttagctaataaaatgtttttaagtaagCAACTTTATAGcataaaatgtgacaaattgaGAAATTAAGCTTTATGTAAAGTCTTTATTTGTAATTTcctaatatttatttcttaattttagcaaataaatttggaattattttttaaatttgtataaatataaaaagtaaataaaaattacttATTTGAAGGCCTAAATGATTAATATTTTAGGTGTTTATTGAAGCTTGCAGCAGCAACTGTTTATCAATGACgctttattgcattttttgaaTGCGTAAAAGTTGGTTGGAAAATTGTCCACCAACAAGTGAGTCCTCAAACACTCATGGGTGAAAAGTGTTAAGATGTTAACGGTGGAGCTCGGGAGCGCGCACCCGCTCCCCCCGTGAGCGCACGCTCAGTGTTTGTGGTTAACTTGAGTCTATAGGGGACGAGCGGCCTCTCTTAAGGAGATAATTACCCACCACCAACAGCTTTATTACGGGTGATGAATTGGATTGTGATAATAAAAGGCTTGCTCTAATTGTTAAATCTTCAGGAGCCAGCGTACGCCGCCCACAGGCTGGAGCGGGCACTGCCGGGAGCGCGCGCAATGATCGCTGACCACAGGCGTGTGTGTCTGCGCGTAACGGACTGACGAAAAAGCAAAGTTGGAAGCAggatatttccttttttttaccgTTTCCAGTGCCCCTCTAGGAATTTTGGGGAAGTTAAAAACCGAgagccaaaaggaaaaataaataaataaataaataaaagtcgaCTGTTAAAACGCTCCAGACAATTTGGATCATTTTACGCACAGAAATAAAGCAATTCTTCatagtgaaacaaaaaaaaatgaataacccTTGATGAACCAAGTCATCTGCATGCGCCAAAATCAGATTAATTTggttaaatattgaattttttttgtataagtttccaacatttaaacacataaatCGCGTCCTCCCGACATGGATGGAAGCTACTTTTGCGCGGTGTGAAGTGTTGGTTTGTTCCGAGTCTCCATTTCTATCAGGCAGAAAAGGGGGCGGGGATGGGATATTCAGATGAGCCAGAGTGACAGCTCCAGTTTCCCCCAATGCTCTGTGTGTCTGAAACTCCACTGGCTCCTTCCCTGCGAACTCCTCACTTCATAGTGCCGCGCATTAAAAACATCGGACGCTAGGGGATCAAGACGCATGCCACATTACCTCTATGTGGGCACTTTAACAGATCTTTTGGGGTGTTTTCCCAGTAAGGGGGCTGTGGAgggaggcttttttttattttctctgtttgatGACTGTTTGCACGGCTGATTATTGAGCCGATTGTTTATTATTTCGGCCGTTGTTGCTCGCCGCCTCGTGCGCTTTTTTccaccctttttttttgtttgtttttttggaatcAGCGACCTGTCGCTCACCAATGTCCTATCCTCAGGGTTACCTCTACCAGCCCCCGGGCTCTCTGGCTCTTTATTCGTGTCCGGCTTATGGGGCCTCTGCTCTGGCTGCTCCGCGCAATGAGGACTTGGCGCGGTCTTCCTCTGGCTCAGCATTCAGCCCTTACCCTGGATCGGCTGCTTTCTCCGCCTCGGCTGGCGCAGGCTTTTCGAGTCCGCTGTCGTATTCTACTGATCCAACGACGGGATTCCCATCTTACATGGTAAAATAAATCGTTTTGATTGAAAGCAGGTGTTTCTGTAAAGACCTCAAGGGCGTCTGTAATGTTGTCTTATGAGTGAATGAGAgcgaaacttttcttttctttcttttacttcaGATGCTCTCCAAAAGTGATCCCTGTCATGTTTGGCTTAAATtggattgttttatttcttcctttttttctttcttttttttttggaaggagCTGCAAATTGCAAAAAGGCTTGACCGTCGCTTAACACTCAATGCGCAGCTAATTGCGCAAAACCGAATACTTAAGATTTCTATCAGCGCGCACTCAGACCCACATGAGAACATATACAATCCCCACAGGATCCAAAATCAGctgaataaaatgaatatttttttaaacgatAAACTCCTTAACCCTGAATTGTATTGTCATAGAAAAGGAGCACATCAATAATTGGATATAAAAAGTAATATAAGTGTAAACATCATCTAGACTAaaccaattaaattaaaataaaatgtaaaaagttgctttatttACATTCACACCGATGTTccataactttttttgtcttgttgtgGCCTTTTGTTTATTGTAATATGTTATTGTAATATAGGCTGCAATATACAATCTGTATATTTTTCCCTTTACGAGACATTGACATGCAAATGTGTTCAAGAAttaaagttttcttatttttaacaaaacatttgaagccCTGGAGCACGCGCCCTTGCAtttaaagtaggtgttaaatgATTTACAGAGCACGCAGATACAATTCTTTCACTTGCCCGACTGGTTTGCAAAGTGACAGCCGGCTTACACTCCTCTGACCCACCTTAAGTACAATTTACATGACCATGTTTAGCacgaaaaaaatatacatttttaaatatttaatacgtttttaaaaactgacttttgatttcttttttttttatatatatattgtagtCTTCTCCATATGACGCGCACACTGCTGGGATGGCCGGCGCTTTAAGTTACCATCCATATGGGAGTCCGGGGTACCCCTATCAGCTCAACGACCCCGCTTACCGCAAGAACGCGACGAGAGACGCCACGGCCACGTTGAAGGCCTGGCTGCAGGAGCACAGGAAGAACCCCTACCCCACGAAGGGGGAGAAGATCATGCTGGCCATTATCACGAAGATGACCTTGACGCAGGTCTCCACCTGGTTCGCCAACGCCAGGAGGAGGCTCAAGAAGGAGAACAAGATGACGTGGGCGCCCCGGAATAAGAGCGAGGACGAGGATGAGGAGGACGCGGACGGGGAGAGGAAGGACACGGAGCGCTCCGACAAGACGCTGGATAACAGCGAGGCGTCGGCGGAGGACGAAGGTGGGGGGGTCATCCGCCTTGAACAGCTGAAGTTACTAACATTTGAGAAAATTTTAACAGAGATCAAACAGTGAGGTTTAAAttgtaacattaaaaacaaataatcccCTTTGAATAATTCATCGTCTTTACGCACGAAAGCTGGCTCCGTGTAACCACGCTGATTTgtatgaatttttaatgaaggtGAGGCTTTAGTCCTCAGCAACGCCACAATAAATGACCTGTTAgaggaacattttattttctttagcatGATTGATGACAGGTCAGAGGCAAAGCAGACACACGAGCAGCTCTCAGCACGAGTGGCCCCAATAAAAGGAGCCTGTTAATGGCATTCCCATGATGATAACTGTCTCTGATTATGGAAAAGGGGGAAGCATGAGTTAATTGGAGTcataaaaataagatgtttgGGGGATTTGTGGAAATAAAATGTGTGGGCGCACAGaagttttatgagtttttaagcaattattaattttgaaCGTTTTCTTGATTTTGTCAGGCATCAGTTTGCACGTGGACACGCTCACGGACCACTCGTGCTCGGCGGAGTCCGACGGGGAGAAGGTCAGCTGCGTGCGTAAAGTCAGCTCCGACCAGGCGGCCGACAAATGTGACGACGGCGACGGTGAGGAGCAGAGCCACCGGCCCCCTCTGTCCCCCAAGCCCGTCACCTCGTCGCCCCTGACGGGCGTGGAAGCCCCGGTTCTCAGCCATCTCCACtatcaccaccaccaccacctccggCACCTCCACCACCTCCACAGCCAGCGCGAGGATTTGGCCCGGAGCCTCGTCAGTGGCAGTAATAACAAACTGACTTCGTGTCTTGACAGCAGGCCCTCATCCGGGCCCCCCCAGAACGCTGCAACCAAACCCAAATTGTGGTCTTTGGTGGAGATTGCTACCTCGGACCAAAAGGAGCAACATCAGCAACCGGGACAGTCGGGGCAACCAAATTGCCCCTCCTCCAGCGGGGGACTCAGTCCACCGTCCACCACCtcccctgctgctgctgccaccTCCCCCTCCCTCTACTCTGCCCCCTCCATCCTTGGAAGACCTATTTATTACACGTCTCCCTTTTATAGCAATTACACAAACTATGGCAACTTCAGCCCCCTGCAGGGTCAGGGCATCCTGCGCTACACCAACTCCTCCGGAGTGAGCCTCGCCGCTGCCGCCGCCGCGGCCGCCGCAGCCGCCGCCGCAAACGAGAGCCTGAGCTCCTCTCAGCAGGCTGCGGAGGCCGGCGCGAACCCCAAG from Oryzias melastigma strain HK-1 linkage group LG16, ASM292280v2, whole genome shotgun sequence includes the following:
- the irx2a gene encoding iroquois-class homeodomain protein IRX-2a, translating into MSYPQGYLYQPPGSLALYSCPAYGASALAAPRNEDLARSSSGSAFSPYPGSAAFSASAGAGFSSPLSYSTDPTTGFPSYMSSPYDAHTAGMAGALSYHPYGSPGYPYQLNDPAYRKNATRDATATLKAWLQEHRKNPYPTKGEKIMLAIITKMTLTQVSTWFANARRRLKKENKMTWAPRNKSEDEDEEDADGERKDTERSDKTLDNSEASAEDEGISLHVDTLTDHSCSAESDGEKVSCVRKVSSDQAADKCDDGDGEEQSHRPPLSPKPVTSSPLTGVEAPVLSHLHYHHHHHLRHLHHLHSQREDLARSLVSGSNNKLTSCLDSRPSSGPPQNAATKPKLWSLVEIATSDQKEQHQQPGQSGQPNCPSSSGGLSPPSTTSPAAAATSPSLYSAPSILGRPIYYTSPFYSNYTNYGNFSPLQGQGILRYTNSSGVSLAAAAAAAAAAAAANESLSSSQQAAEAGANPKHRPDSPLVKNNSNQIGVVEQQHFRPINLEAKKGT